From the Flavobacteriales bacterium genome, one window contains:
- a CDS encoding DUF5106 domain-containing protein → MKNRFILSLSILTGLLFFTSSLSAQGYRITLDVGSLKDSTVYLANYFGSKLYYADTARFNKKGIAVFEGEEAMRGGKYAFVLPGPKLYEVLLDEDQHFEIESDTSDFIGNIEVKGSDCNQVYYEYIQFINQKKKEVSQLNEALVENASDSVKSGEISTQIVQINKDVGAKQRELLEKHPDNWGAQVIGMTIPIEIPDPPKDENGVVTDSLFQYRYYVEHFFDNVPLDNPAIARTPEFDKKFKDFFSNAILQNPDTVSRYADEFIQKVDYDEELFKYVVHYLTYSFETSKIMGMDAAFVHMIENYYMTGRTPWMDSTSMASVTDRAMRMKPTLLGKKAPMMNLHDTTGTRFTSLYDVDADYTVIYIWDPECGHCKKENPKVVKMYEKFADKGVKVYAVGNPHENEEWVEYLREHPEMGKLINVSDSPEHPDYFRTYYDVHSTPVVLLLDKEKKIIAKKVGIDQLEQIIQRELDKKES, encoded by the coding sequence ATGAAAAACAGATTCATTCTCTCCCTATCGATCCTTACTGGACTTCTCTTCTTCACATCATCCCTCTCAGCCCAGGGATACCGTATCACCCTGGATGTGGGCAGCTTGAAGGACAGCACAGTGTATCTGGCCAATTATTTCGGTTCCAAACTCTACTATGCTGATACCGCTCGATTCAATAAGAAGGGGATAGCTGTATTTGAAGGGGAGGAAGCGATGCGAGGTGGGAAATATGCATTTGTACTCCCCGGCCCTAAGCTCTACGAGGTGCTGTTGGATGAGGACCAGCACTTCGAGATAGAGAGCGATACCAGCGATTTCATCGGCAACATCGAGGTCAAGGGCTCGGATTGCAATCAGGTGTATTACGAGTACATCCAGTTCATCAATCAGAAGAAGAAAGAGGTGAGCCAACTCAATGAGGCGCTGGTAGAAAATGCTTCGGACTCGGTCAAGAGCGGTGAGATCAGCACACAGATCGTACAGATCAATAAGGATGTAGGAGCCAAACAGAGGGAACTCTTGGAGAAGCATCCCGATAACTGGGGCGCACAGGTCATCGGCATGACCATACCGATAGAGATTCCGGATCCTCCCAAAGATGAGAATGGAGTGGTCACCGACTCGCTTTTCCAGTACCGATACTATGTCGAACATTTCTTCGACAATGTGCCCTTGGATAATCCAGCTATCGCCCGTACCCCGGAATTCGACAAGAAGTTCAAGGATTTCTTCAGCAATGCGATTCTACAGAATCCCGATACAGTCAGCCGCTACGCAGATGAATTCATCCAGAAGGTGGATTATGACGAGGAACTCTTCAAATACGTGGTGCACTATCTGACCTATAGCTTCGAGACGAGCAAGATCATGGGTATGGATGCCGCATTCGTGCATATGATCGAGAACTATTATATGACGGGCCGCACGCCATGGATGGACAGCACCAGCATGGCCAGCGTCACCGATCGGGCCATGCGCATGAAACCCACCTTACTAGGTAAGAAAGCGCCTATGATGAACCTCCATGATACCACAGGCACACGATTCACCTCGCTCTATGATGTGGATGCCGACTATACGGTCATCTACATCTGGGATCCCGAGTGTGGACATTGCAAGAAGGAGAATCCCAAGGTGGTCAAGATGTATGAGAAGTTTGCTGATAAAGGGGTGAAGGTCTATGCGGTAGGCAATCCCCATGAGAATGAGGAATGGGTGGAATATCTACGTGAGCACCCGGAAATGGGCAAGTTGATCAATGTATCGGATAGTCCCGAGCACCCGGACTACTTCCGCACGTACTATGATGTACACTCCACTCCTGTAGTCCTGCTTTTGGATAAGGAGAAGAAGATCATCGCCAAGAAGGTCGGGATCGACCAACTGGAGCAGATCATCCAGCGTGAACTGGATAAGAAGGAAAGCTGA
- a CDS encoding DUF2116 family Zn-ribbon domain-containing protein — translation MPNDSQKACQECGTSIHGREDKKFCSEQCKNTWNNRRNRAANAAIRRTNAILRKNRRILLDMNPTGKKKVKREDLIRAGFDFNYFTEVYQTKKEQEYRYCYDQGYLEISPGWYILVEKKEFS, via the coding sequence ATGCCCAATGATTCTCAAAAGGCCTGTCAAGAATGTGGCACTTCCATCCACGGAAGGGAGGACAAGAAATTCTGTAGCGAACAGTGTAAGAATACTTGGAACAACCGCAGGAACAGAGCGGCCAATGCTGCCATACGGAGAACGAATGCCATTCTCAGGAAGAACCGGAGGATCCTATTGGATATGAATCCGACAGGGAAGAAGAAGGTGAAAAGAGAGGATCTGATACGTGCGGGATTCGATTTCAACTACTTCACCGAAGTGTATCAGACAAAAAAGGAACAGGAATATCGATACTGCTACGACCAAGGGTATCTGGAGATCTCTCCAGGCTGGTACATCCTGGTGGAGAAGAAGGAATTCTCCTGA
- a CDS encoding glycosyltransferase yields the protein WSSEDVFLDTVLDLKKHEASYHILSTLNDVDREEDLTEELKQLLEKQDS from the coding sequence GTGGAGCTCTGAAGATGTATTCTTGGACACCGTGCTCGACTTGAAGAAGCACGAAGCATCCTATCACATCTTGAGCACTTTGAATGACGTGGATCGTGAAGAGGATCTCACCGAAGAACTCAAACAACTTCTAGAGAAACAGGATTCCTGA